In Streptomyces sp. RFCAC02, the following proteins share a genomic window:
- the gvpJ gene encoding gas vesicle protein GvpJ, translating into MTVTTTYRDDVACAPRAGTLYDVIDIILDRGMVIDVFLRVSLVGIEILRVDVRVVIASVDTYLYFAEVCNRIDLESDDRSKTLPDIIGGVQAARKPVRTTAVKGLKKAMGGDKGAKKAKKAKDKMTRHGGDGG; encoded by the coding sequence ATGACCGTGACCACCACCTACCGGGACGACGTGGCCTGCGCGCCCCGCGCCGGCACCCTGTACGACGTCATCGACATCATCCTCGACCGCGGCATGGTCATCGACGTGTTCCTGCGAGTCTCGCTGGTCGGCATCGAGATACTGCGCGTCGACGTCCGGGTCGTCATAGCCAGCGTCGACACGTACCTGTACTTCGCCGAGGTCTGCAACCGCATCGACCTGGAGTCCGACGACCGTTCCAAGACGCTGCCCGACATCATCGGGGGCGTCCAGGCCGCCCGCAAACCGGTCCGCACGACGGCCGTCAAGGGTCTGAAGAAGGCCATGGGCGGAGACAAGGGCGCCAAGAAGGCGAAGAAGGCCAAGGACAAGATGACCCGCCACGGAGGCGATGGCGGATGA
- a CDS encoding histone protein, whose protein sequence is MDNSKAALAAGIASGYLLGRRRKARLAIAVATYAMGRRFGTSPKDMASAGLRKLAGNGQLAELGGQMRDQLLDAGRTLADERIGSLADALHKKTEALGDGRRPDRDEDTGDEDRAGRDDDRDTDDERDDEDEDRDEDERDDGDEEEDDHDDEDEDEGEDEEEGEDEDDEDEKPKPSKSRGRSPASKKAAHTKKAATQRRKAAPGSKKAARIVTRPDRKG, encoded by the coding sequence ATGGACAACTCGAAGGCGGCCCTCGCGGCCGGCATCGCGAGCGGCTACCTGCTCGGGCGCCGGCGCAAGGCACGGCTGGCCATCGCCGTGGCCACGTACGCCATGGGCCGCAGATTCGGCACGAGCCCGAAGGACATGGCGTCCGCCGGGCTGCGCAAGCTCGCCGGGAACGGCCAGTTGGCCGAGCTCGGCGGGCAGATGCGGGACCAGTTGCTCGACGCGGGACGCACGCTGGCCGACGAACGCATCGGCTCGCTCGCGGACGCCCTGCACAAGAAGACCGAGGCCCTCGGCGACGGCCGCCGGCCGGACCGTGACGAGGACACCGGTGACGAGGACCGCGCCGGGAGGGACGACGACCGCGACACGGACGACGAGCGGGACGACGAGGACGAGGACCGCGACGAGGACGAGCGGGACGACGGGGACGAAGAGGAAGACGACCACGACGACGAGGACGAGGACGAGGGGGAGGACGAAGAAGAGGGGGAGGACGAGGACGACGAGGACGAGAAGCCGAAGCCCTCGAAGTCCCGCGGCAGGAGCCCGGCGAGCAAGAAGGCCGCCCACACGAAGAAGGCCGCCACCCAGCGCCGGAAGGCGGCACCCGGCAGCAAGAAGGCCGCGCGCATCGTCACCCGACCCGACCGCAAGGGATAG
- a CDS encoding ATP-binding protein: MRVTVRNDRATARPLPAPVELAAYRILQESLANALKYAAPGEVAVHLAQRDDTLSLAVTSPHGHHATTAVVPPPGTGTGLLGMTERAALLGGTLTAGPGRGGRWEVRAALPLTVPVPPAVQEPLP; encoded by the coding sequence CTGCGTGTCACCGTCCGGAACGACCGCGCGACGGCCCGCCCGCTGCCCGCGCCCGTCGAACTGGCCGCCTACCGCATCCTGCAGGAATCCCTCGCCAACGCCCTGAAGTACGCGGCACCCGGCGAGGTCGCCGTCCACCTCGCCCAGCGCGACGACACCCTCTCGCTCGCCGTCACCAGCCCGCACGGCCACCACGCGACGACCGCCGTGGTCCCGCCGCCGGGCACGGGCACCGGCCTCCTCGGCATGACGGAGCGGGCCGCGCTCCTCGGCGGCACGCTCACCGCCGGCCCCGGGCGCGGCGGCCGCTGGGAGGTCCGCGCCGCGCTCCCCCTCACCGTCCCCGTGCCCCCGGCCGTGCAGGAGCCGCTGCCATGA
- a CDS encoding histidine kinase dimerization/phosphoacceptor domain-containing protein — protein sequence MPNPPPHRRPHRDDLAIAAAGLVGGLLLWSFGLYNSPALERGPLVLLPLLAMCAAEVMRRTAQPWALLLACAALAGDQMTGSLLVTVLMFTDVVYAAVMYGPPRTVRAVPVVSVTVTVAGTLTVLAALRTPVALLLGVTLGLVTIGPAFTGVVTRTHRDAAAAERLRADQTRLLAEVDRVQAVTAERNRVARELHDVIANHLSAAALHSTAALAGDDPAADRAALRVVRENATQGLTEMRRLIGLLREGVTDDPAPPRASTGSPPSSSGPTPRAPAPGCVSPSGTTARRPARCPRPSNWPPTASCRNPSPTP from the coding sequence GTGCCGAACCCGCCGCCGCACCGCCGTCCCCACCGCGACGATCTCGCCATCGCCGCCGCCGGGCTCGTCGGCGGTCTGCTGCTGTGGTCGTTCGGGCTCTACAACAGCCCGGCCCTCGAACGCGGCCCCCTCGTCCTGCTGCCCCTGCTGGCCATGTGCGCCGCCGAGGTGATGCGCCGCACCGCCCAGCCGTGGGCACTGCTCCTGGCCTGCGCCGCCCTGGCGGGTGACCAGATGACGGGGTCGCTGCTCGTCACGGTGCTGATGTTCACCGACGTCGTGTACGCCGCCGTGATGTACGGCCCTCCGCGCACGGTCCGCGCCGTGCCCGTCGTCAGCGTGACGGTGACGGTCGCCGGGACCCTCACCGTCCTGGCGGCACTGCGCACCCCCGTGGCGCTGCTCCTCGGCGTCACTCTCGGCCTCGTCACGATCGGTCCCGCGTTCACGGGCGTCGTCACCAGGACCCATCGCGACGCCGCCGCGGCCGAACGGCTGCGCGCCGACCAGACGCGGCTGCTCGCCGAGGTGGACCGCGTCCAGGCCGTCACCGCCGAACGCAACCGGGTGGCGCGCGAGTTGCACGACGTCATCGCCAACCACCTGTCCGCCGCCGCCCTGCACTCCACCGCGGCCCTCGCCGGCGACGACCCCGCCGCCGACCGCGCCGCGCTGCGCGTCGTCCGGGAGAACGCCACCCAGGGCCTCACCGAGATGCGCCGCCTCATCGGTCTGCTCCGCGAGGGCGTCACGGACGACCCCGCCCCTCCCCGAGCCTCGACGGGCTCACCGCCCTCGTCGAGCGGACCAACGCCGCGGGCGCCCGCGCCGGGCTGCGTGTCACCGTCCGGAACGACCGCGCGACGGCCCGCCCGCTGCCCGCGCCCGTCGAACTGGCCGCCTACCGCATCCTGCAGGAATCCCTCGCCAACGCCCTGA
- a CDS encoding gas vesicle protein has translation MAETSKRHGGRDTADPAPIRGATGAARRASRRLENLTGHPVDGVSAVSEEEHGWRVAVDVLEVPRIPDTTSLMATYEVDLDQDGKLLRFRRVRRYRRAAADD, from the coding sequence ATGGCAGAAACCTCGAAGCGGCACGGCGGCCGGGACACGGCCGACCCCGCCCCCATCCGCGGGGCCACCGGCGCCGCGCGCCGCGCCAGCCGGCGTCTGGAGAACCTCACCGGCCACCCGGTGGACGGCGTCTCCGCCGTGTCCGAGGAGGAGCACGGCTGGCGCGTCGCCGTCGATGTCCTCGAAGTGCCCCGCATCCCCGACACGACGAGCCTCATGGCCACCTACGAGGTCGACCTCGACCAGGACGGGAAACTCCTCCGCTTCCGCCGCGTCCGCCGCTACCGGCGCGCCGCGGCCGACGACTGA
- a CDS encoding GvpL/GvpF family gas vesicle protein has protein sequence MSGTKPPGLYVYGIVRPGHPLPDGTRGVGAPPARLRVVRGPGALAAVVSRAPDDLLARRRDLIAHRNVLLALAADGPVVPMRFGVVAPDRATLAERLADGTAGHTGLLDRLDGRLEMNCKVFPVEDALADLLRTDGRLRRLREDARRRPGYETSVRLGEAASDALRRRASGAAARALRALGAYAEATAAGPEVPGCVGNTSFLVPRTAVAAFGSEAARWTEALAGHADLRVTGPLPCFSFVGPEASPLPAGQG, from the coding sequence ATGAGCGGCACGAAACCGCCCGGCCTGTACGTCTACGGCATCGTCCGGCCCGGCCACCCGCTGCCCGACGGCACCCGCGGCGTCGGCGCCCCGCCGGCGCGCCTGCGGGTCGTGCGCGGCCCGGGGGCACTCGCCGCGGTCGTCAGCAGGGCGCCGGACGACCTGCTCGCCCGCCGCCGCGACCTCATCGCCCACCGGAACGTCCTGCTCGCCCTCGCCGCCGACGGCCCGGTCGTCCCGATGCGCTTCGGCGTCGTCGCACCGGACCGCGCCACCCTCGCCGAGCGCCTCGCCGACGGGACGGCCGGCCACACCGGGCTCCTCGACCGCCTCGACGGCCGGCTGGAGATGAACTGCAAGGTGTTCCCCGTCGAGGACGCCCTCGCCGACCTCCTGCGCACCGACGGGCGGCTGCGCCGCCTCCGGGAGGACGCGCGCCGCAGGCCCGGTTACGAGACGAGCGTCCGGCTCGGCGAGGCGGCGTCGGACGCGCTGCGGCGCCGGGCGTCGGGCGCGGCGGCCCGCGCGCTGCGCGCGCTCGGGGCGTACGCGGAGGCGACGGCCGCCGGACCCGAGGTGCCGGGCTGCGTCGGCAACACGTCCTTCCTCGTCCCGCGCACCGCCGTCGCCGCGTTCGGCTCGGAGGCGGCGCGCTGGACGGAGGCCCTCGCCGGCCACGCCGACCTGCGGGTCACGGGACCGCTGCCGTGCTTCAGCTTCGTGGGCCCCGAGGCGTCCCCGCTGCCGGCCGGGCAGGGCTGA
- a CDS encoding gas vesicle protein GvpG, producing the protein MGLLSGLLLLPLAPVRGAAWVAGQVADAAEKETCDPAPVLARITALHRALDEGEIDQDEFERQEEDLLIELRRRQRAMARPPTDRAGRL; encoded by the coding sequence ATGGGCCTGCTGTCCGGACTCCTGCTGCTGCCGCTGGCCCCGGTGCGCGGTGCCGCCTGGGTCGCGGGGCAGGTCGCCGACGCGGCCGAGAAGGAGACGTGCGACCCGGCGCCCGTCCTGGCCCGGATCACCGCCCTGCACCGCGCCCTCGACGAGGGCGAGATCGACCAGGACGAGTTCGAGCGCCAGGAGGAGGACCTCCTGATCGAACTGCGGCGCCGCCAGCGGGCCATGGCGCGTCCCCCCACCGACCGAGCAGGAAGGCTCTGA
- a CDS encoding response regulator transcription factor, translated as MTLRVLVAEDQATVRQGIVLILRGAPGIEVVGEAADGEAAVRLARALRPDVVVMDLRMPVLDGVSATAAITREGLAEVLALTTFDIDAHLFGALRAGAGGFLLKDTDAAGLIDAVRTVGAGEGIVDPSVTRRLLTAFARTAPRQDDGGRTAHPAAARVASLTPREREVLAHIGAGLSNAQIGRRLAMAEATVKSHTSRLLGKLDLRSRVQAALLAQELAITTERD; from the coding sequence ATGACCCTCCGCGTGCTCGTGGCCGAGGACCAGGCCACGGTCCGTCAGGGCATCGTCCTGATCCTCCGCGGCGCGCCCGGCATCGAGGTGGTCGGGGAGGCGGCCGACGGCGAGGCGGCCGTGCGTCTCGCCCGCGCGCTGCGGCCCGACGTCGTCGTGATGGACCTGCGCATGCCGGTGCTCGACGGGGTCTCCGCCACCGCCGCCATCACCCGCGAGGGCCTGGCGGAGGTGCTGGCGCTCACGACGTTCGACATCGACGCCCACCTCTTCGGCGCGCTGCGCGCGGGAGCGGGCGGCTTCCTCCTCAAGGACACGGACGCCGCCGGGCTGATCGACGCGGTCCGCACCGTGGGCGCCGGCGAGGGGATCGTGGACCCCTCGGTCACCCGCCGGCTGCTCACCGCCTTCGCCCGCACGGCTCCGCGGCAGGACGACGGCGGCAGGACCGCGCACCCGGCGGCGGCCCGCGTCGCCTCCCTCACCCCGCGCGAGCGCGAGGTGCTGGCCCACATCGGCGCCGGCCTCTCCAACGCCCAGATCGGCCGCCGTCTCGCCATGGCGGAGGCCACGGTGAAGAGCCACACGAGCCGCCTGCTCGGCAAGCTCGACCTGCGCAGCCGCGTCCAGGCCGCCCTGCTCGCCCAGGAGTTGGCAATCACCACCGAACGGGACTGA